One Elaeis guineensis isolate ETL-2024a chromosome 10, EG11, whole genome shotgun sequence genomic window carries:
- the LOC105059916 gene encoding protein DMP2 — translation MAGENQSSTSTSNTTTKKNVGEKTFQGLGNLIKILPSGTVFLFQFLNPLLTNKGSCHTVNKYLTGALLIVCGISCFFSSFTDSYVGSNGKVYYGVATKDGLKAFSGSDSSKKDLSKHKLRFSDFVHAFLALAVFAVIALLNSNIVSCFYPSFESDEKKLIMALPVVIGGISSFVFMVFPSTRHGIGYPSTQTKDDSSE, via the coding sequence ATGGCAGGAGAGAACCAGTCCTCAACCAGTACTTCCAATACCACAACAAAGAAAAACGTGGGAGAAAAGACCTTCCAAGGGCTTGGTAACCTTATCAAGATCCTCCCTAGTGGGACTGTCTTCCTCTTCCAATTCCTCAATCCTCTCCTCACCAACAAAGGCAGCTGCCACACTGTAAATAAGTATCTAACTGGTGCTCTCCTAATCGTATGTGGCatctcttgtttcttttcttcctttactGATAGCTATGTTGGGAGCAATGGAAAGGTTTACTATGGAGTGGCGACGAAGGATGGACTGAAGGCCTTCTCCGGCTCGGACTCGAGCAAAAAGGACCTCTCCAAACACAAATTACGCTTTTCAGATTTTGTGCATGCGTTTCTTGCACTGGCCGTGTTTGCAGTCATCGCTCTCCTCAACTCGAACATCGTCTCATGCTTCTATCCTTCTTTCGAGTCCGATGAGAAGAAGCTGATCATGGCCTTGCCCGTGGTGATAGGTGGCATATCGAGCTTTGTCTTCATGGTGTTTCCCAGCACTCGACATGGCATTGGATACCCTTCAACACAGACCAAAGATGATTCTTCTGAGTAG
- the LOC105059917 gene encoding uncharacterized protein has translation MATKVLPPHDVLMAQQMRHIAAFLPARKPKRNPNPKPSRKRREGSSKPAKTGEGKRLAEGQVTILQRGEPLDAAEMVGDQKAAEAATAVYAGSTFLVSPSPSSLPLPNFSLKKEVPRIVDCGTQHLRRLLRLE, from the coding sequence ATGGCAACGAAGGTCTTGCCGCCTCACGACGTCCTCATGGCCCAGCAGATGCGGCACATAGCAGCCTTCCTCCCCGCCCGGAAACCTAAAAGAAACCCTAACCCCAAGCCCTCGAGGAAGCGGCGGGAGGGCTCCTCCAAGCCGGCCAAGACCGGCGAAGGAAAACGCCTGGCCGAGGGACAGGTAACGATCCTCCAGCGAGGAGAGCCGCTGGACGCGGCGGAGATGGTCGGAGATCAGAAGGCCGCAGAGGCGGCCACGGCGGTGTACGCCGGGTCGACCTTTTTGGTCTCGCCATCGCCGAGCTCGCTACCGCTGCCGAACTTTTCGTTGAAGAAGGAGGTACCGAGGATAGTAGACTGCGGGACCCAGCATCTCAGGCGTTTACTTCGTCTGgagtag